The genomic stretch TGCACTCACCAGACCGCATGTTAAATAACTACAGTTTTACATGACCTGGTGAGAGTTGCAAACTTTTGCCACCTAATAGACAATTTAAGTGTATCCAAGGGGAATCTCAGGTCAAAAAGCAGATACctacctaagggctcgtttccatatagcgCACTTTCAGTCACACTTATGAAAATGCGattgcagggacagcagacagtgcatagactgtacTGTTTGCCGTTTCCATACATGCGCTGAgattcaccactgaatcgcagcgcatggttgcctgcatttcagGTTGATTGCGCCtgcgatcccattcagtataatgaatgagATTGCAAGCTCGGCCCCTGGGGAGTCACTTGCAATGCAGAGCTGCACGGCTCTGCGTTGcaaatggaaacgagccctaagaagaaggaagcctctgaatgCTGTACACACGCCGTCCTCCAGACCTCAGTTGCAACTGGTGGGGACTCCTCCCCCAAAGGAATACAACAAGAGCTTGTCGGACTGAAGATTCAGGCCACACTCCTCTTCATGCTGTAGTGCGGCCGTACTGTGCAAGTACAACCACGTCTGTGCAGTACGGTGCCATGCTTGTGCGGTTGCAGCACCGCcctgcttgtgcatgaagaggggTGCAGCCTGGATCTACCAGAGGGTTCAgacgagcagcagcaggagcaaggAGGACACTGGAAGCCTCTACAGCAGGGATGTGGAAGTCCCGTCCTCAAGGGCCaaagtcctcacacatttttggcacagctcaaataaattgatgggactgaatcaggataggtgtggttcatcaagtagatcaCATTTCTCCCTTTCTCAGTCCATACTAAACGCTGGCATGGATATGGTCCTCGAGGTttagagttcgacacctgtgttgTACAACATCCAGAGGATtcctcttcataggtaagtatatGTTTTTTAACCCAAGATTctcctctgggtcactttaaagcaATTCTAGGGGGGGAATCTCCAACAAGCTGTTATTGCTGTGCCTCATTTCCTGTccctgagaaattgttccagtTTTCATACTGGATCCACAAAACTCCTTCAGGGACAGGATGTGAGGTAAAATATCTCCAagggggacacagacagcaataaaaagccACAGAAGTTCCTAAGCCCTTTCCACACTTTTTATACTAGGTTCAGGATCCAGGATTGCTGGATCACTTATTCTCTCAACTAACCTTAGTAAAAGCAGGACCATCGAAGGTGTTGCTTTGAATGAATTTACCCAGGAACCTGCATGCAGGAATCATCACTGTGTCGGCATCTGTTGTTTGGAATCATCACAAACAGGGGTTGGCTTTTTTTAGGTGCTGCAAACAAAGAGGTTAATCGCTGCAAACAGTTGCACTAATGCATTATtctctgtaacatgcatagtatgTATTGTCGCTTATCCTTTTCTCCAAAAGCTACACAATCATTAATTCATAGAAAGCTTGCCAATGACTTTGCACTGGCAGCTACTGAGGACACTAAAGTGCTTTTTGCTTTATATCCATACCTGATCCACAGACAACAAACACAAACAGTGCCAGAAGCCAAGGTCCAACAGGGTATTTCTCTTCCTGCGGCCTCTGAAATGCATAAGAAAAGTTCAGGAGGTTATCAATATCACAGTTTATTTTTCTGTTCACACTGGGTCATGCCGCAGTCAaaatgggaggggaggggggggggggagggagtgcatGAAGATTGCCAACTTCAGTGCTGCTTATTTCAGCCACTGCAGAAACAGATCTGCTGCTGCGCCATTTCTGAGTGTTGTTGGCTACATTCAGTTTAACTGATGGGAATGACCTACAATTCACTACACAGCAGCACACTGCCAGGCCTAGTGGGAAACAGCTCTAATATGCACAGAATACAGAAATACTTCTAGCAGCCTTGTAGAGCAAGCTTTAGTACAAAGCACATAAATCActgggccagtggcgtagctaaggagctgtgggccccgatgcaagtttcacattggggcccctaagcactctatacataacaattgatacggtgcacaaaaaactgccaatggcaattacagtgtcagaggtgcaagaaggggaaggggagcagtttgttaatgattaacactattcaaaataattatagaagtgattattatgagcacagacccaatagagagctaatatagcAGTTGAGGGGGGccacctctggcccaagggccagatgcggtcgcaacctctgcaccccctattgctacgcctctgcacCGGACGCAATactgaaaatacatttttactttgaaccgGGATTGTAAgctacaaaatcaaattccatttacccactgctctgtgtttattatgtaatctacatgcagtctgcatagcaatataatcataaatgtttatgCTGTAATGAATCTGATCTCAGTTAGCATTgctcctttctggtacattgctggggagaggTTTCTATCTCTTctccctgattggctgagggcagttcagtgtgacccaaagctgagaagggaaatacacctcacccctcagcagaagctgctgaaaaacTATCTATGCCGTGCTCACATGTGTctacaaagcaaactagatatgacagtACAGTTTCTAGGAGAAGAAAAGCAAGGGAGGAaaggacatcaggattggcttcagtcagaggcagtaaagatggaaaattcctgcaacagttttctctttagttactatataaaattcactgaaatcaaatgtatgtatgtacagtacaatacatatgttatgtaagtagaataagtatttatttacttacttatatatgtgtttttttcctggcatagtatggctgtcactgctgctttaaaaacccaaatttatgaatttatggaaaagtgttttttttttccttatgctAGGAAactatattaaataaaaaaaaaaaaaaaaaaggaaaagttaaAAATAATCTTTGAAACCTCTGATCTTTCAACTCTTGGTACAGAACTCGAGACAACTGTTCTCTTCCACTTCTTCTTGTGTCTCTGAGTAGATCCTCAACTGAGACGCAGAGAGCAATAAAAAATCTGTTACATTACAAACCTTTCCCACTCTATTCAAGACAGAAAATGTAGTATTCTGTTTTCTTTTTAAcctacccagcgttcaatttccccaggatttctgtgcaaacagtgataaaaattatttttaaaactttttttttcctgtaacttgccaaaatgtgtcaagcaagggtctagtatacagtgcaggagagtattgatgtgtatgcatgtttatactgttcacagcatgtttttttgaatggacatttctgtccataccgctagggaggttaaatcttcagatttgtaattatagAGGTATAAGACAGGGAATAGGGTAACAGAGTAGTTGGTACCCACATAAAAGTAAACCCATGAATTACGTCTGGCATTTTCAAAAGTCTCTATTTCACAAGTAATTGGATACTGAGGCAGTGAAATAAACTTGCCTTTCTTTCAGTACATGACTCTGGGCTTCCCTAAGCAGTCATTGATCTTATGGCCTTTGCCACTGAGCAGGATCCCTGTTCAAGGGAAGCAGCTAATTACCCATCTCGGCATGAATGTCATTTCCCAAAGTTCTTTCAACAGAGACAATGTGACCACTGCTTAGACACGGTGACTGCTGCAGAGTAACCAGGACACCAGTGTCCTAGTCCAATGAAAGGACACTTATGCCAGCCTGAATTATCATTTGTAAAATGGAACAGCATTGTCACAATGCAAGAGGTTTGACATTCAATCTCCCAATGAGCTTCATTGATTATACTTATCGCACTGAAACTTTTAAAGGTTCACTAGCCCTCAtttatactaacctggggcttcctccagccctatgagcaCCGAGGCCTCCCTGCagtcctcttcagcccctccgtCCTGCTGttatgactcccggtaatccaGGCAGTCGCGGCCCTGTGGGCATGCGCCGCTCAGCCACACGCGCTCACCTCGTCACTTTCAGTCTCTGGCCAAGCTGAGCTCCAGTATATAATCTGATAACAACCTGTAgctgaaaatcttatgcatcatcACACCACCCCTTGTATTCTCCCTtttcctttaggccccttttacactttccGCGTTTCAGTGAGTTGCCATACGCTCCCTTGtcacagtggccattagtctctgTGAGACTGGCCACACTACCCGTGGTGCGACACAATGCGGCAGAAGTGGTTCCAacaaggcagaggtgacacagacgcTCCTATCTATTTAGATTTTTGCGGTGGAGGTGTGGTGTGCATGCACCGATCATCCAGAaaacagtgacgtacttcctgtacaGCAGGGAGCATGTCACTATTTGGGAggtggagctatgcatattaccctatcggcacactctgccgcagggtaatGTGCAAGGAGAAATGGTGCACTTGTCCTGCCCCGGGCTGAAATTTGTGCTGTGTGACTTTTTTTAGGGACTTGGCCAACCAGGTCCTGTCATTTTGTGTTTTGACCTCCCAAAGGCCGAAAACATCAGTGTTATGCAATTTGTTTTGCATATTGGCTGCAATAGCCAGCTGGCCACTTGGCATATTGGCCAGCCAGACCCCAAAGTTGGCAGACTTTAGGTTCTGGTTGTAACATATAAAAGGCTTTTCACAGTCTAACTAGTACATGTTTTTTAGTGGGGGGAGTGtggttaaccacctgagcggtatggacaagctcagcttgtACATACTGCCGCaagggatcgcatggccccgggtggcttttttaaaaataaaaatggtctcataccatgtagctagcacttggctagctacgttGCCCCGGATCGCCGCcggcaccctctgatccccctgttTGCCGCCCCTTATACATACTTCCCCCGGAACCCGCGATGGCACAGCCTCTCCAATagcctccaggcttcgctatggggagaatcgggactgcgcatgacgtaatGACGTCGAACTTCATGTCTGATATAGCTACAACAGAAGCTGTTCGGGTAAGTTGCGGTTCTCGCGGGATAGCGGCTAGGTAAATacaggcgatcgggggggggggggggggggatcagagcggtgctgggggacttggggcacatgtgtagctagcctagtgctagctacactataTAAAACAAATTTTAAACAAATATCTCCCTCCCACGGACGCATGGCCGCAAATATTGAACACTAGGGGGGTTAATAAAGaatggtattaatgatttacgttTTATGTAGTTGTCTATATCATGCCTCCCAACTGTCCCATTTCACCGGGACTGCCCCTGGTTGAGTTAAGAGGCCAGTGTCCATCTTGTCCTTTTCCTTGGTTACAATATCTCACTAACCATATTCAGAAGACAGTATGCAGTAGGGTTTCAGGACTAGGCAGTTAGGGATCAGTTAGGAGAAAACAAAACTGGGGTTTGATGTGAAGAAAGAGGTTTGTAAAATCAGAATTTTGTGCAGGAGGGGGCTGGAAAAGGAGGCTCAGCCAGATAAAAATGGTTGGTGTTGATTTCTTCAGAACTCTGCTACTTTTATATATCAGCAGGAGGCTACTTCAGTCTTTCAGCAGGAAGCCACTTTGGTCTTTCCGGTGGAATAACGTAGGCATTATATTACATCAATCAAACACAAAAGGCTGAATAGGTACGTACTTTCGTTTGGTCAAAGGTCACTGAGCTAGAGCTCATTAAGTTACCCATCTCCATAGTTTTGAAGCACCTTTTCTTCCAGGTTTAGAAGCTCACTGAGCAACATTATGTTAGAAGTGAGAGATGCAAAGTGAAAACTATTTTGCTGCTCAAAACAGTCCAGGTCATGGACTAATTTCAAACACGCAAAGTAAGAGGAATAACTAAAGCAAGAAGATGTGGCAGATAAAACTGTCCCCAGTCACTTGTCTAACACTTCATTTAGAATAGAGAGCACCACCTTCCAAGTATGCAGCCACAGGGGAATGTAGCATACAAAGACGGATGCACACACAACTAAATGACAGTATATAAGGAAACATGCAAAACTCTGTTCAATCAAGATTACAAAATAGACCAATATAAGTCCAACAGCTAAAACCACCCTAACAGAGGTAAGCCCATGTGTGTAAAATGATATATACACATACTACATTTCTGTATAGATAGGATCTTAAAGCTAGATTATAAGAACCCAATTAAACAAGTGGGTCAAAAACATTGATTATTGATCACAAGTTATGCATTTGTGTCGAGAAAGTATATGAACCTTTGTTCTTGGTGTTTTGCTCCTCTAGTGCACCAATGACTGCAACTAAATGCTCAGAACTTATTTATATTAAGAAATCAGGAGGTCATGTGTTTGTGTAGCGTGAACAAGGCGTTATTGTGCGTGATCAATCTTGTGAGTTTGGAGACATTTAGCCCAACAAGGGATGTTGGCGAGTTTTCTTACATGAATGGTCTTCCTCAGGTCCTTCCACAATATTTCTATAGGCTTAGAGGTCAGGGCTCTGATTTAACATTAACTTTAATTTGCATTATCCATTTAACTGGCAGTTCTACTTTTGTCCCATCAGTTCACAGAACATTTTTCCAATATAGTCTTCTCTATCCATGTGGTCTTTCAAATactgtaggtaggcagcagtattCCTTTTTCCATAGTAGTAGCTTTCTCCTTACAGCCCTACCATGCATGATTGTGAAGTGTTGTCTAAGGTCTTGAGAATGGGATCCATGATCAGTAGCATTTGCCAATGGAAGAGAGCCCGGGTTCTTCCTCTTGTAGTGATCTTTGTTGGTCAATCACTACTGGGAGGGGAGAGACAATGGTATTAAAGGCCCACCAATTGTGCCCACTACACTGGACTGAAAGTTTAGTTAGCTTTTCCAGCCTGGTGATCattggccttgctgcagggccacacaactcagcacacaagtgattccctccccttctctacccaccaacagagctttctgttggtggggtctaatcgctcccccagtgtttattttttttacaaatatttatgttaatatttttgcaataaatgtcttttttcaaacctGCCCTTCCTCCTGCCGCCATCCAATCACCCCTGAAGGGGACAGTCatgccacacggctgtccccagtacatcgctaccttagatcacagcgctgtaccgaGTGAAAAGACGGTGTCCAGCAGACTCCTAACGGCgaccgccactgggagactgaaggcggggcggatctcctgcaaaacaggcccgcaggaccttacactgatcggcgttaggtggtcctggggcggcCGCCACGcctatcggcgtgacgcggtcggcaagtagttaaatgaCAATTTTCAGAAGGGAACCCAAGATGAGAGACATGTGGAGGCTGACAAatgaatttccttttaaacaatgcatattgtctggctttcctgctgatcctctgcctccaatacttttaaccatagaccctgaacaggcacgcAGATCAAATGTTTCAGACAAAAatatgactagattagctgcatgcttgcctcaggtgtgcgattcagacactactgaccagaaagatgagcaggactgccaggcgactCGTGTTGTTTACAAAATATCGTCCAAAGGACGTCCCTACATGTTACAAACACTAACTATTGACACAATAAGCAACAGGTATATGTATGTCTATGTTGGGAGGGGTGTAACTATCTCACACACAGGTGGGCCTCAGAAAACGTAGGAggtgggggatcagcaaggacccGAGCGCACTTGTGGGCTATTAGCACCCCCCACATGACCAATATGGAGAGGTCTTTTTAACCTATGTATAGATATACCTGTTGCTGtgggatgtttggggatgatgtatATGAAAGAAATATGCTAAAAACAGTCATTTGATATGACAAAAGTTGTCAATATAAACATAAACAAATCCctataaggctatgttcacagcagtgcattgtggcaTAACAGCCACTCTGTAAGGTCCCTTTTACACAAACAGCTGGCaagcggtgaattcactgcctgtcatctGCTTTCCTGCATTGGCCGGGTGcttgctaagggctctttcacattagggcagattttctgcgtttcaacgcaaagtgtaaagtttgcgttatccaaggtgaaatgaaagtccatagactttcattttagctttcacatataacgcagcctttttgtgcgttgctttacactgcacccaggcgcagtttttcggccgacgctagctttatgcgttacaatgttaatcaatgtaaaacgcacactatgcgcgtttttaatccattaacgcaggcaatcagtcccagaatgcaacagaggaacaatgtagaaagttgaaaactaaaagaaaaaaaaaattacctgcgtttttctatgtgctgtaaggcattgaaaacggattaaaaacgcacactcactggcaGGCATCTccctcttcaccccccccccccccccccacacacacacacagtgagatctgagcTCTGAGCCTCAACGTATTGCATTCCTCCACCTCCCAGTAAAACTGCACATTGCGGTACAATGGCATGCAGGATTGTATTGCACACATTAACTGTTAGAGTGAAGCATGCTTTCCAtggtgtatgcttcactgtacgcaATGTAATTGGCAGATAATGTGTAGTGCCACTTTTCCAATCCGTTGCGTTCCTGCTGTGGcagggaacacaatgcaatgAAGGCTGTACTGTGGTTTGCAGTTTTACCTGATGGAAATATGACTGCCACAGATTTGGCCAGTTCTGTAACTTTATTTCATGTTGTGCTCATTTTGTGTTATATTCTTGACAATTTGTAAAAAATTGACTTTTTTATGCATTTCTTCTTCTTACATTTCACCGGTGAACAAGTTACCATTAGAAAGAAGTATGCAGCTAAGACAGGCTAGCCAGAAGTCCCCACAGGTTTGTCACCAAGTGGAGCAGCCATATGAGGAGCATGATCGCCATGGAGCTGGAAacctaaagaaaagaaaagaaaacaaacaaacaaaaaaaaaaaaagcagtgacaGGCCCATTTTTCTATCATGTCAAGTTCAAGTCACAGACTGCTCAGAGATGGCCATAGAAACGTGCTACTGCAGAAAATTCAGTCTCCATCACTAGCATTCCTATCTTTCCTAATAACTACATGTAATCCTCCTGGTAAATGCAGAGTGATCAATGTCCCTGCACATCACTACAGTGACCGGTCTAGCAAGATCTGCTAGTCGTCATACAACCTCATTTCCAACAAGTTGTAAGTTTGCGTAAAATGTAGAAAAAACAGAATGTGCCAATTTGTCAATCttgaaaattctgaatttaaatGAAAACAGTACAAAGACACCATGCAAATATTGAAACCATGaactattttttttctcaaataatTTGCTCATCATGAAATTGATGCCAACCACGGTTCAAAAAATTACCACCAGTACATTTATCAATATATTTAGAAACCGATTAGACCAATTGCTATAGGTTTAAAAGTGAAATGCTGCCCCGTTCTCACCAGAGATAGGATTTCAGCtgctaaaagggaacctgaagccaaAAAAAGGGGGTACTACTGAcatcgggaggggaagcctctgggtcctagagTCTTACCTCGTTCTCCTCAGCAGCCACATTCCAGTGGTGGGACCCCGGAAAGTCTTCTTGTCGGCTCCTCATGCATGTGCACAAGCTTTGTCCCGCTCACCTCTCTTCAGCAATAGGGctggagctggtccacactactgctcagtcacaagccgtCTGTGCAGTAGCAGACCTGATTGGGCTTGGCTACTTCTGCCGGAATCAGAGCTGGACAGTGGTAGTGCAAATGTGCACAAAGACCAcacttggtggtggtggtagaaAGGGGTCTGCGGAGGATGActtgggaagcctctttaggatccagaggcgtccCCCTCCCCCCGAAGGTATCAGTATACATTGCAAACCTCCAGGGTTTGCTTTAACGGTGATATTTTTGTTCCAAATGTTTTGTGAGTATGATGGACTGCTGGCAGGTCAGTTTAGCATCTGGACTCTGACCACAGAAATATGCTGTTGTAATATGTGTAGTATATGGTTGTTAAAATAACCCAAGGCCATCCCTGAAAAATAAGTAATCAGGATCACAGCACATGTTGCTCCAAATCCTGACTGTATCGGACAATATTAATGTCTTCCCAGATGTGCAAGCTACCAATGCTATGTGCATTAATGGACCCCCGTATCATCACATATTTATTTgtaccagcgctgcgtaatatgttggctttTGAACTGTGCGGTGCTGGTAAGTCAGGTGTTCTGTCTTTTTAGCCTAGAGAACACAACATCCATGATTTCCAGAAATTGTCCAATTTTGATTCTTTAGACCACAGGGCAATTTTCCATTTCACTTCAGTCCATCTTAGAATAGCTTTACCCCAGGTAAGACGATGCAGTTTCCTAACGTTTGTAAATTAGTTCTAATTTGCATGGTGGAGTTTTCATTTGTATTGATGGATACAAGGAAAATCTAGGATCATATATTGTTTTTTAGAAGTGTGAAGCCCCTGTAATGATTTCcactgttaggcctggaacccactagcagtacgttactaagccgttgtgatttgaaaagctcttactaatgtaatggtgtaatggtggGATCCCATTTGaggaatgtgattttataaaaatcccccatagcattgcattagaaagagctttttcaaatcactaacgcttagaaaaggctgctagtgggtctgAGCCCTAAAAGTGGTTTGAGTGCCTTGCTACCTAGGGAAGAGGGAGGAAAAGAGCGaggacctgttcacagtgctcagttgcgttgcagaataattcttcaCGTCAACTCCCTGCccttacaattctatgggcccattcacagtaaagcccaatctacacgatacgattctttatacgattcgattacgattcaatTTACGATCCCGTCCGATcaggatttgattcgattcaattcaatttgccattgttttgcaatggcaaatcgaattgaatcgaatcttgatcggacatgttgaatttaatcggatcgtaaatagaattgtataaagaatcgtatcgtgtagattgggctttacagaTCATCCTATGCGTCGTTCACAGTGAAACGTTAGCATCgaattgtaacgtgtagcattatggtaaagcattgcttgcagtgcgttacctctaaatgcacacgttaccaggCCCAGGaacgcatacttttcattgccagtatgctttc from Hyperolius riggenbachi isolate aHypRig1 chromosome 2, aHypRig1.pri, whole genome shotgun sequence encodes the following:
- the SERP2 gene encoding stress-associated endoplasmic reticulum protein 2 isoform X5; this encodes MVAKQRIRMANEKHSKNITQRGNVAKTLRPQEEKYPVGPWLLALFVFVVCGSAPKKSQPLFVMIPNNRCRHSDDSCMQVPG